In a single window of the Micromonospora inositola genome:
- the rplI gene encoding 50S ribosomal protein L9: MKIILTQEVSGLGAPGDIVEVKNGYGRNYLLPQGFAIAWTKGAEKQVTVIKRARSAREIRDLDHANEVKAQLEGLKVTLKVRAGEGGRLFGSVTPAEIVDAVKAAGGPVLDRRRLELPGHIKSTGSYPVRVKLHPEVAAKFDLNVVQG; encoded by the coding sequence ATGAAGATCATCCTGACTCAGGAGGTGTCCGGCCTCGGTGCCCCGGGCGACATCGTCGAGGTGAAGAACGGCTACGGCCGTAACTACCTGCTGCCGCAGGGCTTCGCGATCGCCTGGACCAAGGGCGCGGAGAAGCAGGTCACGGTCATCAAGCGGGCCCGCTCGGCCCGGGAGATCCGCGACCTCGATCACGCCAACGAGGTCAAGGCCCAGCTCGAGGGTCTCAAGGTCACCCTGAAGGTCCGCGCCGGTGAGGGCGGCCGGCTCTTCGGCTCGGTCACCCCGGCCGAGATCGTCGACGCCGTCAAGGCGGCCGGCGGTCCGGTCCTGGACCGTCGTCGGCTGGAGTTGCCCGGTCACATCAAGTCGACCGGCAGCTACCCGGTGCGCGTCAAGCTGCACCCCGAGGTGGCCGCCAAGTTCGACCTGAACGTCGTCCAGGGCTGA
- the dnaB gene encoding replicative DNA helicase gives MSVADDMRTERSGGQPPAPTPRDGQFEKTPPQDVAAEQCVLGGMLLSKDAIADVVEILKSNDFYRPVHATVFDAILDIYGRGEPADPITVAAALADSGDLARVGGAPYLHTLIASVPTAANAAYYARIVGERAVLRRLVAAGTKIVQLGYGTGQGGSRDVDDIVDLAQQAVYDITERRVSEDFAVLADMLQPTLDEIEAVGAQGGVMTGVPTGFSDLDRLLNGLHPGQLIIVAGRPGLGKSTASMDFARNAAIRANQAAAIFSLEMSKVEIVMRLLSAEARVPLHVLRSGQLSDDDWTKLARCMGEISEAPLFVDDTPSMNLMEIRAKARRLKQKHDLKMIVVDYLQLMTSPKRTESRQQEVADLSRGLKLLAKEVGCPVIAVSQLNRGPEQRTDKRPQLSDLRESGSIEQDADVVILLHRDDYYDKESPRAGEADFIVAKHRNGPTDTVTVAAQLHLSRFVDMAIV, from the coding sequence GTGTCGGTCGCCGACGACATGCGGACGGAGCGTTCCGGTGGACAGCCGCCCGCGCCGACGCCGCGGGACGGGCAGTTCGAGAAGACCCCGCCCCAGGACGTGGCCGCCGAGCAGTGCGTCCTCGGCGGCATGCTGCTCTCCAAGGACGCCATCGCCGACGTCGTGGAGATCCTGAAGTCCAACGACTTCTACCGCCCGGTGCACGCCACCGTCTTCGACGCGATCCTCGACATCTACGGCCGGGGCGAGCCGGCCGATCCGATCACCGTTGCGGCCGCCCTCGCCGACTCCGGCGATCTGGCCCGGGTCGGCGGCGCCCCCTACCTGCACACGCTGATCGCCAGCGTGCCCACGGCCGCGAACGCCGCGTACTACGCGCGGATCGTCGGCGAGCGCGCGGTGCTCCGCCGGCTGGTCGCGGCCGGCACCAAGATCGTCCAGCTCGGGTACGGCACCGGTCAGGGTGGCAGCCGGGACGTGGACGACATCGTCGACCTGGCCCAGCAGGCCGTCTACGACATCACCGAGCGGCGGGTCAGCGAGGACTTCGCAGTGCTCGCCGACATGCTCCAGCCGACCCTCGACGAGATCGAGGCGGTGGGGGCCCAGGGCGGGGTGATGACCGGCGTGCCGACCGGCTTCAGCGACCTCGACCGGCTCCTCAACGGCCTGCACCCGGGCCAACTTATTATCGTGGCTGGCAGGCCCGGTTTGGGCAAGTCTACGGCAAGCATGGATTTTGCCCGAAATGCTGCCATTCGCGCCAACCAGGCGGCCGCGATCTTCTCGCTGGAAATGAGCAAGGTCGAGATCGTCATGCGGCTCCTCTCGGCCGAGGCCCGGGTGCCGCTGCACGTGCTGCGCAGTGGGCAGCTCTCCGACGACGACTGGACCAAGCTGGCGCGCTGCATGGGCGAGATCAGCGAGGCGCCGCTCTTCGTCGACGACACGCCGAGCATGAACCTGATGGAGATCCGGGCCAAGGCGCGGCGGCTCAAGCAAAAGCACGACCTCAAGATGATCGTGGTCGACTACCTCCAGCTGATGACCTCGCCAAAGCGCACCGAGAGCCGGCAGCAGGAGGTCGCCGACCTCTCCCGTGGCCTCAAGCTGCTGGCCAAGGAGGTCGGGTGCCCGGTCATCGCGGTGAGTCAGCTGAACCGTGGTCCGGAGCAGCGGACGGACAAACGTCCGCAGTTGTCTGACTTGCGTGAATCTGGGTCAATTGAACAAGATGCTGACGTAGTAATCCTTTTGCACCGCGACGACTACTACGACAAGGAGTCGCCGCGGGCGGGCGAGGCGGATTTTATTGTTGCCAAGCACCGGAACGGTCCGACCGACACCGTGACCGTCGCCGCCCAGCTGCACCTTTCGCGCTTCGTCGACATGGCCATCGTCTGA
- a CDS encoding maleylpyruvate isomerase N-terminal domain-containing protein yields MTAIRQHEALRQAYDGITAVVTGLDDAGLQTPTRCRGWLVADLLFHVLCDAQRALVALASPADGPADVDDVSYWRSFPSGGAGDSAKHAWWARRSAAAFDRPSGVVRIWSDTAPAAVRAAAAAAPDAFVTTQGHVLRVTDLLATLTTEAVIHHLDLVVELPDAPPPAELPTRVAAATMDGLLSDDAVRPAGWDDRDYLLRAAGRVPLTDRDRLELGEAAGWFPLIG; encoded by the coding sequence ATGACGGCCATCCGGCAGCACGAGGCCCTGCGGCAGGCGTACGACGGGATCACTGCCGTGGTCACCGGCCTGGACGACGCGGGGCTGCAGACACCGACCCGCTGCCGCGGCTGGCTGGTCGCGGACCTGCTCTTCCACGTCCTCTGCGACGCGCAGCGGGCGCTGGTCGCGCTGGCCAGCCCCGCCGACGGCCCGGCCGACGTGGACGATGTCAGCTACTGGCGCTCGTTCCCGAGCGGCGGTGCCGGCGACAGCGCGAAGCACGCCTGGTGGGCCCGCCGGTCGGCGGCCGCCTTCGACCGACCCAGCGGGGTGGTCCGCATCTGGTCGGACACCGCGCCCGCCGCCGTCCGGGCGGCCGCCGCCGCTGCCCCGGACGCGTTCGTCACCACCCAGGGGCACGTGCTGCGGGTCACCGACCTGCTCGCCACCCTGACCACCGAGGCGGTGATCCACCACCTCGACCTGGTGGTGGAGCTGCCCGACGCGCCGCCCCCGGCCGAGCTGCCCACCCGGGTCGCGGCGGCCACCATGGACGGCCTGCTCAGCGACGACGCCGTCCGCCCGGCCGGCTGGGACGACCGGGACTACCTGCTCCGCGCGGCCGGGCGGGTGCCGCTGACCGACCGGGACCGGCTGGAGCTGGGCGAGGCCGCCGGCTGGTTCCCGCTGATCGGCTGA
- a CDS encoding TFIIB-type zinc ribbon-containing protein — protein MQLTCPKCHGDMRQYERSGVIIDQCGECRGIFLDRGELEKLFEAEANWNRQHTTPAQANQPAGGYPPPPPPPAPAPHQPGYGAVPPPPPPPGHGYAQPAYGHGQHYGYHGHYKRKKHHGGFLGELFD, from the coding sequence ATGCAGCTCACCTGCCCCAAGTGTCACGGAGACATGCGCCAGTACGAGCGCAGCGGCGTCATCATCGACCAGTGCGGCGAGTGCCGCGGCATCTTCCTCGACCGCGGTGAACTCGAGAAGCTCTTCGAGGCCGAGGCGAACTGGAACCGGCAGCACACCACCCCCGCGCAGGCGAACCAGCCGGCCGGTGGGTACCCGCCGCCGCCCCCGCCGCCCGCACCCGCCCCGCACCAGCCCGGGTACGGCGCCGTACCGCCGCCCCCGCCACCGCCCGGCCACGGCTACGCGCAGCCCGCGTACGGCCACGGGCAGCACTACGGCTACCACGGCCACTACAAGCGGAAGAAGCACCACGGCGGCTTCCTCGGCGAACTCTTCGACTGA
- a CDS encoding phosphoribosyltransferase: MTTYRDRTEAGQELADRLSGLAGQPDVVVLGLVRGGVPVARVVAERLGAPLDVLVVRKLGMPWAPEVAYGALGPDGVQVLNEMIAGGLSEHDRAEVRRREQAELDRRESRYRAGRPPLDLRGRTAVIVDDGLATGATARAAVQVARHLGATRVVVAVPVGSEQAYEMLAAEADQVVCPQTPPDFGAVGAYYDDFHEISDDEVAQALTATA; encoded by the coding sequence ATGACCACCTATCGCGACCGGACCGAGGCCGGCCAGGAGCTCGCCGACCGACTCAGCGGACTCGCCGGGCAGCCCGACGTCGTCGTCCTCGGGCTGGTCCGCGGCGGTGTCCCGGTGGCCCGGGTGGTCGCGGAGCGGCTCGGCGCGCCGCTGGACGTGCTGGTGGTCCGCAAGCTCGGCATGCCCTGGGCCCCCGAGGTCGCCTACGGCGCGCTCGGCCCCGACGGGGTGCAGGTGCTCAACGAGATGATCGCCGGCGGGCTGAGCGAGCACGACCGGGCCGAGGTGCGACGGCGGGAGCAGGCCGAGCTGGACCGGCGGGAGAGCCGCTACCGCGCCGGTCGACCCCCGCTGGACCTGCGCGGGCGCACCGCGGTCATCGTCGACGACGGCCTGGCCACCGGGGCCACCGCGCGCGCCGCCGTGCAGGTGGCCCGGCACCTGGGCGCCACCCGGGTGGTGGTGGCCGTCCCGGTCGGCTCCGAGCAGGCGTACGAGATGCTGGCCGCCGAGGCCGACCAGGTGGTCTGCCCCCAGACCCCGCCGGACTTCGGCGCGGTCGGCGCGTACTACGACGACTTCCACGAGATCTCCGACGACGAGGTGGCGCAGGCGCTCACCGCCACCGCGTGA
- a CDS encoding glycosyltransferase 87 family protein: protein MTATPERTIRSRRRWQDLDSAAGGLALDLGLYAVSALFAAVTAATSTLPPHRAWGAIAAMGYLLATLAVTGQLLLRRRRPDAAGLSARAAVTALAWATATLLPLAVLSIQRAAGRTDRAQEEVVVVEHAGARLAEHGTPYLGHDAIAALPPAEQLLGYTPYQPGMALFGLPRAAVDAWWTDSRVWFALATALVLALAVGTLRAGRAPAPGRRDAAVLRGVQAATVLPVCALTLATGGDDLPVLALCLLALALAAAHRPGRAGVAVGVAGALKLFAWPVAVVLVCWAVTRRAGARTALGAVGLPVAALLPALLVDRDALVENVLRFPLGHGLVTSPAQSPFPGHLIATLLPAGRVLAAALLMAVGAAIAVRLVRRPPRTAAATALICGYGLLAAILLMPSTRFGYLLYPLALLVWAPALALAGSRAAEGPVDPPLIGFPAKCGAEPADRA from the coding sequence GTGACCGCCACCCCCGAACGGACGATCCGCAGCCGCCGGCGCTGGCAGGACCTGGACTCCGCCGCCGGCGGCCTCGCCCTCGACCTCGGCCTGTACGCGGTGTCGGCGCTCTTCGCCGCGGTCACCGCCGCCACCTCCACCCTCCCGCCGCACCGCGCCTGGGGCGCGATCGCCGCGATGGGCTACCTGCTGGCGACGCTCGCGGTGACCGGCCAGCTCCTGCTCCGGCGGCGTCGCCCGGATGCCGCCGGGCTCAGCGCCCGCGCGGCGGTGACCGCCCTCGCCTGGGCCACCGCGACGCTGCTGCCGTTGGCGGTGCTCAGCATCCAGCGGGCGGCCGGGCGTACCGACCGGGCCCAGGAGGAGGTGGTGGTGGTCGAGCACGCCGGAGCCCGGCTCGCCGAACACGGCACCCCCTACCTCGGCCATGACGCGATCGCCGCGCTGCCCCCCGCCGAGCAGTTGCTCGGCTACACGCCCTACCAGCCGGGGATGGCGCTGTTCGGGCTGCCCCGGGCCGCCGTCGACGCCTGGTGGACCGACTCGCGGGTCTGGTTCGCCCTGGCCACCGCGCTGGTGCTCGCCCTGGCCGTGGGCACCCTGCGCGCCGGGCGCGCGCCGGCGCCGGGCCGCCGGGACGCCGCCGTGCTGCGGGGCGTACAGGCGGCCACCGTGCTGCCGGTCTGCGCGCTGACCCTGGCCACCGGCGGCGACGACCTGCCCGTGCTCGCGCTCTGCCTGCTGGCCCTCGCGCTCGCCGCCGCCCACCGGCCCGGCCGGGCCGGCGTCGCGGTGGGGGTGGCCGGCGCGCTGAAGCTCTTCGCCTGGCCCGTCGCGGTCGTCCTGGTCTGCTGGGCGGTCACCCGCCGGGCCGGCGCCCGCACCGCCCTCGGCGCGGTCGGGTTGCCGGTGGCCGCGCTCCTGCCCGCCCTGCTGGTCGACCGGGACGCCCTGGTGGAGAATGTGCTGCGCTTCCCGCTCGGGCACGGGCTGGTGACCAGTCCGGCGCAGTCCCCGTTCCCCGGCCACCTGATCGCCACGCTGCTGCCCGCCGGCCGGGTGCTCGCCGCCGCGCTGCTGATGGCGGTCGGGGCGGCGATCGCCGTCCGGCTCGTCCGCCGCCCGCCGCGCACCGCCGCCGCCACCGCGCTGATCTGCGGGTACGGGCTGCTCGCCGCGATCCTGCTGATGCCCTCGACCCGCTTCGGCTACCTGCTCTACCCGCTGGCCCTGCTGGTCTGGGCCCCCGCGCTGGCGCTCGCCGGGAGCCGGGCCGCCGAAGGCCCGGTAGACCCCCCGCTGATCGGCTTTCCCGCTAAGTGCGGGGCGGAGCCCGCCGACAGGGCGTAA
- a CDS encoding putative bifunctional diguanylate cyclase/phosphodiesterase, giving the protein MSHIDGRRVVGTDRHLVTLVGLIVVLASVATVSAFLFFLRDIPGSVRDVATMITLTFMIAVSVIVKTPVRIRSTTLAIAWVETAIVIGVAVAPWPWVILSTCVGVAAASAILHLPAIKTAFGVGKNILIAAGAAATVAVLNWHWSSTTPVGELVGALGATYLVAAVLDDVLAMPVIALASGTPISRQFRSNLDLRIAGFAVRFVVAVCTLFILRADPRLLLAVPPLVLSLHLAYSTRIRTRTEQQAWQRLARTTDALNVVDLDQVLTTAVTQAAELFSADEVEIELHEGGRTVRGTTAGIRHDGAGAEPSAVGGTVIPAALEGHDRAVDLGVLRLRFAGPVELSEREQYTLRTFASALCTAVRNAQAYAELARVAEEHAHAAAHDALTGLANRRQLLDEGTQQLTSRHADGVTALVLIDLNHFKEVNDTLGHGAGDQVLIQVADRLRGATRPGDLVARLGGDEFAVLLRGLPAPAVAAHRADALLAALHEPLHLDGMRISVEASGGIAVAPATGGVAELLRRADVAMYQAKRAGQRISTYATTRDTADLGRLTLNGELPRAVADHEFTVNFQPIVDLASGQVTGAEALARWHHPTHGIIDPLRFLEAVERSGLLPAFAEAILDQALIAAGSWRTAGFDLPVSVNVSPRSLLDARFPGAVLARLRAHDLPPDRLVLELTETLTLSQLDVVDRVLSRLRDSGVRLALDDFGTGYSSLSLLSRIPVHELKIDRSFVTAMETSAEAAAVIRSTLDLGRSLDLAVVAEGVESEPQRRALWELGCVAGQGHLFARPLPAGSLLAALQRGAGGRPGTLAAPLHDAGAVIRLPGRRQAGRGRTTGSPPAAGQTAAGQTADEPRRR; this is encoded by the coding sequence ATGAGCCACATCGACGGACGACGTGTTGTTGGGACCGATCGGCACCTTGTGACGCTCGTCGGTCTCATCGTCGTACTCGCCTCGGTCGCGACGGTCTCCGCGTTCCTCTTCTTCCTGCGCGACATACCCGGTTCCGTCCGGGATGTCGCCACCATGATCACGCTGACGTTCATGATCGCGGTCAGCGTGATCGTCAAGACACCCGTACGGATACGCTCCACGACCCTCGCGATCGCCTGGGTCGAGACCGCCATCGTGATCGGAGTGGCGGTCGCGCCTTGGCCGTGGGTCATCCTGAGCACCTGCGTCGGGGTCGCGGCAGCGTCCGCGATACTGCATCTCCCCGCGATCAAGACGGCCTTCGGAGTAGGCAAGAACATCCTGATCGCAGCGGGCGCCGCAGCAACGGTGGCCGTGTTGAACTGGCACTGGTCGTCGACGACCCCGGTCGGCGAACTCGTCGGCGCGCTGGGCGCCACCTATCTGGTCGCCGCAGTTCTGGACGACGTACTGGCCATGCCCGTCATCGCCCTCGCCTCCGGCACCCCGATTTCCCGGCAGTTCCGCAGCAACCTCGACCTCCGGATCGCCGGCTTCGCCGTCCGGTTCGTGGTGGCCGTCTGCACCCTGTTCATCCTCCGCGCCGACCCCCGGCTGCTGCTCGCCGTGCCACCGCTGGTGCTCAGCCTCCACCTCGCGTACTCCACCCGGATCCGGACCCGCACCGAACAACAGGCCTGGCAGCGGCTCGCCCGGACCACGGACGCGCTCAACGTGGTCGACCTGGACCAGGTGCTGACCACCGCCGTCACCCAGGCCGCCGAACTCTTCTCCGCCGACGAGGTCGAGATCGAGCTGCACGAGGGCGGCCGCACCGTGCGCGGCACCACCGCCGGCATCCGGCACGACGGCGCCGGCGCCGAGCCGAGCGCGGTCGGCGGGACCGTCATCCCGGCGGCCCTGGAGGGGCACGACCGGGCCGTCGACCTCGGCGTGCTGCGGTTGCGCTTCGCCGGACCGGTCGAGCTCTCCGAGCGGGAGCAGTACACCCTTCGGACGTTCGCCTCCGCCCTCTGCACGGCGGTGCGCAACGCGCAGGCGTACGCCGAGCTGGCCCGGGTCGCGGAGGAGCACGCGCACGCCGCCGCGCACGACGCCCTGACCGGGCTGGCCAACCGGCGTCAACTGCTGGACGAGGGCACCCAGCAGCTCACCAGCCGGCACGCCGACGGCGTGACCGCGCTGGTGCTGATCGACCTCAACCACTTCAAGGAGGTCAACGACACGCTCGGGCACGGCGCCGGGGACCAGGTGCTGATCCAGGTCGCCGACCGGCTGCGCGGCGCGACCCGCCCCGGCGACCTGGTGGCCCGGCTCGGCGGGGACGAGTTCGCCGTACTGCTGCGAGGGCTGCCGGCCCCGGCGGTCGCCGCGCACCGGGCGGACGCCCTGCTGGCCGCCCTGCACGAACCGCTCCACCTGGACGGCATGCGGATCAGCGTGGAGGCCAGCGGCGGCATCGCCGTCGCGCCGGCCACCGGCGGGGTCGCCGAGCTGCTACGTCGCGCCGACGTGGCGATGTACCAGGCCAAGCGCGCCGGCCAGCGGATCTCCACGTACGCGACGACCCGGGACACCGCCGACCTCGGCCGGCTCACCCTCAACGGTGAGCTGCCCCGGGCGGTGGCCGACCACGAGTTCACCGTCAACTTCCAGCCGATCGTCGACCTGGCCAGCGGCCAGGTCACCGGCGCGGAGGCACTGGCCCGCTGGCACCACCCGACGCACGGCATCATCGACCCGCTGCGCTTCCTGGAGGCGGTGGAACGCTCCGGCCTGCTGCCCGCGTTCGCCGAGGCGATCCTCGACCAGGCGTTGATCGCGGCCGGCAGTTGGCGCACCGCCGGCTTCGACCTGCCGGTCTCGGTGAACGTCTCGCCGCGGAGCCTGCTCGACGCCCGCTTCCCCGGGGCCGTGCTGGCCCGGCTGCGGGCGCACGACCTGCCGCCCGACCGGCTGGTGCTGGAGCTGACCGAGACGCTGACGCTCAGCCAGCTGGACGTGGTCGACCGGGTGCTCAGCCGACTGCGCGACTCCGGCGTGCGGCTCGCCCTCGACGACTTCGGCACCGGCTACTCCTCGCTCTCCCTGCTCTCCCGCATCCCGGTGCACGAGCTGAAGATCGACCGCAGCTTCGTGACCGCGATGGAGACCTCGGCGGAGGCCGCCGCGGTGATCCGCTCCACGCTGGACCTCGGCCGCAGCCTCGACCTGGCCGTGGTCGCCGAAGGTGTGGAGAGCGAGCCGCAGCGGCGGGCGCTGTGGGAGCTGGGCTGCGTGGCCGGGCAGGGCCACCTCTTCGCCCGGCCGCTACCGGCCGGCTCGCTGCTCGCCGCCCTCCAGCGCGGCGCGGGCGGGCGCCCGGGCACCCTGGCGGCTCCGCTGCACGACGCGGGCGCGGTGATCCGCCTGCCCGGCCGCCGCCAGGCCGGTCGCGGCCGGACGACCGGCTCCCCGCCCGCCGCCGGCCAGACCGCCGCCGGCCAGACCGCCGACGAGCCTCGGCGGCGCTGA
- the moaC gene encoding cyclic pyranopterin monophosphate synthase MoaC, which translates to MTEPAQLTHVDPAGAARMVDVSAKSVSGRLAVAAGRLRTTAEVVDLLRRDGLPKGDALAVGRLAGIMGAKRTPDLIPLCHPIALHGVTVDLRLTSDTVEITATAKTADRTGVEMEALTAVAVAGLALVDMVKAVDPAASVDAVRVLRKEGGRTGEWVRPEDRP; encoded by the coding sequence GTGACCGAACCCGCGCAGCTCACCCACGTCGACCCGGCCGGCGCGGCCCGGATGGTCGACGTCTCCGCCAAGTCGGTCTCCGGCCGGCTCGCCGTCGCCGCCGGCCGGCTCCGCACCACCGCCGAGGTCGTCGACCTGCTGCGCCGCGACGGCCTGCCCAAGGGTGATGCGCTCGCCGTCGGGCGGTTGGCCGGGATCATGGGCGCCAAGCGCACCCCCGACCTGATCCCGCTCTGCCACCCCATCGCCCTGCACGGGGTCACCGTCGACCTGCGGCTCACCAGCGACACGGTGGAGATCACCGCCACCGCGAAGACCGCCGACCGGACCGGGGTCGAGATGGAGGCGCTGACCGCGGTGGCCGTCGCCGGCCTCGCCCTGGTCGACATGGTCAAGGCCGTCGACCCGGCGGCCAGCGTGGACGCGGTCCGGGTGCTCCGCAAGGAGGGCGGCAGGACCGGCGAGTGGGTCCGGCCGGAGGACCGGCCGTGA
- a CDS encoding MogA/MoaB family molybdenum cofactor biosynthesis protein, whose protein sequence is MIRVRVVVASNRAAAGVYADTSGPLLVAGLRELGCQVDEPVVVPDGDPVGEALRAARADGVDVVLTSGGTGITPTDRTPDVTRALLDYEIPGIAEAIRAHSRDRVPTSALSRGVAGVAGRMLVVNLPGSTGGAKDGLAVLGPILTHAVDQLRGGDH, encoded by the coding sequence GTGATCCGGGTCCGAGTGGTGGTCGCCTCCAACCGGGCGGCCGCCGGCGTCTACGCCGACACCAGTGGTCCGTTGCTCGTCGCCGGCCTGCGCGAGCTGGGCTGTCAGGTCGACGAGCCGGTCGTGGTGCCGGACGGCGACCCGGTCGGCGAGGCGCTGCGCGCGGCCCGGGCCGACGGGGTCGACGTCGTGCTCACCAGCGGCGGCACGGGCATCACCCCGACCGACCGGACGCCGGACGTGACCCGGGCCCTGCTCGACTACGAGATCCCCGGCATCGCCGAGGCCATCCGGGCGCACAGCCGGGACCGGGTGCCCACCTCCGCGCTCTCCAGAGGGGTCGCCGGGGTGGCGGGCCGGATGCTGGTGGTCAACCTGCCCGGGTCGACCGGCGGCGCGAAGGACGGGCTCGCCGTGCTCGGGCCGATCCTCACCCACGCCGTCGACCAGCTTCGCGGCGGCGACCACTGA
- a CDS encoding molybdopterin molybdotransferase MoeA, with protein MSTETAAAAAQVAAPQPAGWEEARSRVYAVGLAAALPAVNRPLTDTDGHTLAEPLTARTDLPAFPTSSVDGWAVRGDGPWEVVGRVLAGNTSAPLTADGTTVEIATGAMVPEGTTAILRIEESTRTADGRVTGTPRPTPEWREPGEEAYAGEELLPAGTPVDPAVIGLAASCGHDTLRVRRRPNAALLVFGDELLTSGPPAAGRVRDALGPAVPAWLRRYGCQIRPADVVGPVADTLPAHVAALRAALANADLVCTTGGTMHGPVDHLHPTLEALGADYVVNTVAVRPGFPMLLAQLVDADGRVRFVAGLPGNPQSAIVALVSLVAPLLAGLQGRPMPALPLATLAEPVPGRGDYTHLALVRLDRAAGTANPVRHVGSSMLRGLAGADGFAVIRPGTSGEAGARVPVVPLPLTPGERTW; from the coding sequence ATGAGCACGGAAACCGCAGCCGCGGCGGCCCAGGTCGCCGCGCCGCAGCCGGCCGGCTGGGAGGAGGCCCGCTCCCGGGTGTACGCCGTCGGCCTCGCCGCCGCGCTTCCCGCCGTCAACCGGCCGCTAACCGACACCGACGGCCACACCCTCGCCGAGCCGTTGACCGCCCGGACGGACCTGCCCGCGTTCCCCACCTCCAGCGTGGACGGCTGGGCGGTACGCGGGGACGGCCCGTGGGAGGTGGTGGGGCGGGTGCTCGCGGGCAACACCTCCGCCCCGCTGACCGCCGACGGCACCACCGTCGAGATCGCCACCGGCGCGATGGTCCCGGAGGGAACCACCGCCATCCTGCGGATCGAGGAGTCCACCCGGACCGCCGACGGCCGGGTCACCGGCACGCCCCGGCCGACGCCAGAGTGGCGCGAGCCGGGCGAGGAGGCGTACGCCGGGGAGGAGTTGCTCCCCGCCGGCACCCCGGTCGACCCGGCGGTGATCGGGCTGGCCGCCTCCTGCGGCCACGACACCCTGCGGGTCCGCCGGCGGCCCAACGCCGCGCTGCTGGTCTTCGGTGACGAACTGTTGACCTCGGGCCCGCCGGCCGCCGGCCGGGTCCGGGACGCCCTCGGCCCCGCGGTGCCCGCCTGGCTGCGCCGGTACGGCTGCCAGATCCGCCCGGCCGACGTGGTCGGCCCGGTGGCGGACACCCTCCCCGCCCACGTGGCCGCCCTGCGCGCGGCGCTCGCCAACGCCGACCTGGTCTGCACCACCGGCGGCACCATGCACGGGCCGGTCGACCACCTGCACCCGACGCTCGAGGCGCTCGGCGCGGACTACGTCGTCAACACCGTCGCGGTCCGCCCCGGCTTCCCGATGCTGCTGGCCCAGCTGGTCGACGCGGACGGCCGGGTCCGGTTCGTCGCCGGTCTGCCCGGCAACCCGCAGTCCGCCATCGTCGCGCTGGTCTCGCTGGTCGCGCCGCTGCTCGCCGGCCTGCAGGGGCGACCGATGCCGGCGCTGCCGCTGGCCACCCTCGCCGAGCCGGTGCCCGGCCGGGGCGACTACACCCATCTCGCCCTGGTCCGGCTGGACCGGGCCGCCGGCACCGCCAACCCGGTACGCCACGTCGGTTCGTCGATGCTGCGCGGCCTGGCCGGTGCGGACGGCTTCGCGGTCATCCGCCCCGGCACCAGCGGCGAGGCCGGGGCGCGGGTGCCGGTCGTACCGCTGCCGTTGACCCCCGGGGAGCGGACGTGGTGA
- a CDS encoding molybdenum cofactor biosynthesis protein MoaE has translation MSPAETIVHGTVTDRPLDLAAHEAAVADRRAGAVVSFQGVVRDHDHGRPVISLEYEGHPSAEAVLREVAAEIAADPDVYAVAVSHRVGPLEIGDVALVAAVSTAHRAAAFAACARLVDEVKARLPIWKRQVFDDGTEEWVNCP, from the coding sequence GTGAGCCCCGCCGAGACCATCGTCCACGGCACGGTCACCGACCGGCCGCTCGACCTCGCCGCCCACGAGGCGGCGGTGGCCGACCGGCGGGCTGGCGCGGTGGTCTCCTTCCAGGGCGTGGTCCGCGACCACGACCACGGCCGTCCGGTGATCAGCCTCGAGTACGAGGGCCACCCGAGCGCCGAGGCCGTGCTGCGGGAAGTCGCCGCCGAGATCGCCGCCGACCCGGACGTGTACGCGGTGGCCGTCTCGCACCGGGTCGGCCCGCTGGAGATCGGCGACGTGGCCCTCGTCGCGGCGGTCAGCACCGCCCACCGGGCCGCCGCGTTCGCGGCCTGTGCGCGGCTCGTCGACGAGGTGAAGGCGCGGCTGCCGATCTGGAAGCGGCAGGTCTTCGACGACGGCACCGAGGAGTGGGTGAACTGCCCCTGA